In the genome of Aspergillus flavus chromosome 8, complete sequence, one region contains:
- a CDS encoding beta-lactamase family protein (beta-lactamase family protein), with translation MSELNPTNIEALKRRMQSVCSDPDKGLPGVSVAVVGRDGKQLFSHAAGKRGHGSSELMSVDSVFWIASCTKMITGIACMQLVEQGRLSLDDAGQIHRICPEFDDLRVLQEDGTLVEKNKGITLRMLLTHTSGFGYTFYNEKLRDYARPAGLDEFSGYAEEFNQPLVHQPGETWEYGIGIDWAGVVLERVTGQSLNDYFHQHIFEPIGLKHISMLPTEEMKANLAYMHQRAADGQISVRDHLLRRALTVKSESDIKSYFNSGGAGCFSTAQDYSQILAVLLNNGTSPTTGKQLLKKETVDEMFRNQIENLPPLAEKYFPDAKAEFVQSGLGLHPTVEGDRQGWGLTFLLSGGSTGRSIGTAQWSGVANLRWWCDREKGVAGFICSQVLPYGDEQLFQLSQDVETEVYKGLAL, from the exons ATGAGCGAGCTTAATCCAACAAATATCGAGGCGCTCAAGCGCCGGATGCAATCCGTGTGCAGCGATCCCGACAAGGGCCTTCCCGGGGTTTCCGTCGCTGTAGTTGGACGGGACGGCAAGCAACTGTTCAGCCATGCTGCGGGGAAACGGGGCCATGGAAGCTCTGAGCTCATGTCTGTGGACTCGGTATTTTGGATTGCGTCGTGCACAAAGATGATTACTGGTATTGCGTGCATGCAGTTGGTTGAGCAGGGAAGGCTTTCTTTGGATGATGCTGGTCAAATTCATCGAATTTGCCCTGAGTTTGATGATCTTCGAGTGCTCCAGGAAGATGGCACCTTGGTGGAGAAGAATAAGGGGATTACTTTGAGGATGCTCTTGACTCATACTT CTGGATTCGGTTATACGTTTTATAATGAGAAACTGCGTGATTACGCCCGACCCGCTGGTCTCGATGAATTCTCGGGATATGCTGAGGAATTCAACCAGCCGCTGGTTCATCAGCCAGGGGAAACTTGGGAGTATGGC ATTGGCATTGACTGGGCAGGTGTTGTGCTTGAGCGTGTCACAGGACAATCGTTAAATGACTATTTCCATCAACACATCTTCGAGCCCATCGGTCTCAAGCATATTTCAATGCTCCCCACTGAAGAAATGAAGGCGAACCTCGCGTACATGCACCAGCGAGCGGCTGATGGCCAGATCTCTGTCCGCGATCACCTGCTGCGGCGTGCATTGACCGTGAAGAGTGAGAGTGACATCAAGTCCTACTTTAACAGTGGCGGAGCCGGATGTTTCTCTACTGCACAGGACTACTCCC AAATCCTCGCCGTCCTATTAAACAACGGAACCTCGCCGACAACCGGCAAACAGCTGCTTAAGAAGGAGACCGTAGACGAGATGTTCCGGAACCAAATCGAGAACCTGCCTCCTCTCGCTGAAAAGTATTTCCCCGACGCGAAAGCAGAATTCGTACAGTCTGGTCTCGGCCTTCACCCAACTGTGGAGGGAGATCGACAAGGCTGGGGACTTACCTTCCTACTTAGTGGAGGTTCCACAGGGCGATCCATTGGGACTGCACAGTGGTCAGGCGTAGCGAAtcttcggtggtggtgcgaCCGCGAAAAAGGTGTTGCAGGCTTTATTTGCTCGCAGGTATTGCCGTACGGCGATGAACAGTTGTTCCAATTGTCGCAAGATGTCGAGACGGAGGTTTATAAGGGTCTTGCTTTGTAG